Proteins encoded together in one Triticum dicoccoides isolate Atlit2015 ecotype Zavitan chromosome 7B, WEW_v2.0, whole genome shotgun sequence window:
- the LOC119335695 gene encoding NAC domain-containing protein 55-like — protein sequence MALPARDDYEYLTPALALPPGVYFNPTNEEIVRTYLNGWIAGHGTSGAEAAVVIEDDVYGDQPDVLARRHPPASTRDSDPSWWFRCHCKVQATRGGGGGHRGDRGVATGGFWKLEQTTKEVRCEADGEHLGFKRTFGFYVEHEGEKEKTRWLMEEYTNVDSPDEGAVRNDGRNVLPALYRIYLTPRDPGKKRRKTSGRDVGDDHVDGGPVKAARVMVPEACLHAIAALLSPSSARGAGQEEPHGSFEAPPPPPSGVFSEYRGDEAATSDDDQSMTMKENLLEEAQGSTGGDDSPELRVLVTMDDGMPAWEMGMGGGYVFADTSWIDEHYQNSE from the coding sequence ATGGCTCTGCCGGCCCGCGACGACTACGAGTACCTAACCCCAGCGCTGGCGCTGCCCCCGGGCGTCTACTTCAACCCGACGAACGAGGAGATCGTGCGCACCTACCTCAACGGGTGGATCGCCGGGCACGGCACGTCGGGCGCGGAGGCGGCCGTCGTCATCGAGGACGACGTCTACGGCGACCAACCCGACGTGCTGGCGCGCAGGCACCCGCCGGCCAGCACCCGCGACTCAGACCCCAGCTGGTGGTTCCGCTGCCACTGCAAGGTGCAGGccacgcgcggcggcggcggcggccaccggGGCGACCGCGGCGTCGCCACGGGAGGCTTCTGGAAGCTGGAGCAGACCACGAAGGAGGTGAGGTGCGAGGCGGACGGCGAGCACCTCGGGTtcaagcgcaccttcgggttctaCGTCGAGCacgagggggagaaggagaagacgCGGTGGCTCATGGAGGAGTACACCAACGTCGACTCGCCGGACGAAGGCGCCGTTCGCAACGACGGCAGGAACGTCCTGCCCGCGCTCTACAGGATATACCTCACCCCACGCGATCCCGGcaagaagaggaggaagacgagtgGCAGAGATGTCGGGGACGACCACGTCGATGGTGGGCCTGTGAAGGCTGCCCGCGTGATGGTTCCGGAGGCTTGCTTACACGCCATCGCGGCGTTGCTGTCGCCGTCGAGCGCTCGTGGTGCCGGCCAGGAGGAGCCGCACGGCAGCTTtgaagcgccgccgccgccaccttcggGCGTTTTCAGTGAGTACCGAGGTGATGAGGCCGCGACGTCGGACGATGATCAGAGCATGACAATGAAGGAGAATCTCCTCGAGGAGGCGCAGGGAAGCACCGGCGGCGACGActctcctgagctgcgtgttctcgTTACGATGGACGACGGCATGCCGGCGTGGGAGATGGGCATGGGCGGCGGATACGTTTTCGCCGACACGTCTTGGATCGACGAACACTACCAGAACTCGGAATGA
- the LOC119341789 gene encoding scarecrow-like protein 34 yields MDATPEEFEALSPSLFLDLPPTPPPAGDVDLDFISRMLMEEDIDDKFFYQYPDQPAILDAQRPYEQIISDTTTTSSGSPNGTTSSDGNAATSSSEETNNSSWPYDPLELSQLLRSPPCLDDMLFGGLVPDSPADEDARDSFLADAPAAGFQQSLAQFKGAADWAGAFSGQNGGSPGTQSSAVLNGPAEEKEAETKPAMFSAGDGGQDGLLSAFFSNGGDMDMLNSAFLKGMEEANKFLPTNNALLEAIPDKERGFTVKKKEVVANGTPTSGNGRGRKYRHDEDDDLEAETARSSKLMTPDNEETGAREMFDEIMLEEYEKCIQGIEELRLVMDSEAKKKSGKAARAKKSEAVDLRTMLVHCAQAVAAGDSRGATELLRQIKQHSGPTGDATQRLAHCFAEGLEARLAGTGSQVYQSLVAKRTSVVEFLKAYKLFMAACCFKKANFGFANKTILNAVAGKRRLHIVDFGVQYGLQWPGLMRWLAQRDGGPPEVRITGIDLPQPGFRPARQVEETGRRLSSCARELGVPFKFHGVAAKLDTVRGEDLRIDPDEVLIVHCQCGLSNLMDDSVAVTTDGGPSPRDVVLRNIRDMRPDVFVEGVANGGYGAPFFVTRFREAMFFYSAHFDMLDATLPRDNDERLLIERDIIGRGALNVIACEGADRVERPETYRQWQARNRRAGLRQLPLDPEVVGMVREKVREHYHKDFLVDVDHQWLLQGWKGRVLYALSTWVAHDDS; encoded by the coding sequence ATGGACGCGACGCCGGAGGAGTTCGAGGCGCTCTCGCCGTCCCTCTTCCTCGACCTGCCGCCCACCCCGCCCCCCGCCGGCGACGTCGACCTCGACTTCATCTCGCGCATGCTCATGGAGGAGGACATCGACGACAAGTTCTTCTACCAGTACCCCGACCAGCCCGCCATCCTCGACGCCCAGCGCCCATATGAGCAGATCATATCCGACACCACGACCACCTCCTCCGGCTCGCCGAACGGCACCACCTCCTCCGACGGCaacgccgccacgtcctcctccgagGAGACCAACAACTCGAGCTGGCCTTACGACCCGCTCGAGCTCTCCCAGCTCCTCCGCTCCCCGCCCTGCCTCGACGACATGCTGTTCGGCGGCCTCGTCCCCGACTCCCCCGCCGACGAGGATGCCAGGGACTCGTTCCTTGCTGACGCCCCGGCTGCCGGGTTCCAGCAGAGTCTGGCGCAATTCAAGGGCGCGGCCGACTGGGCCGGCGCGTTCTCCGGCCAGAACGGCGGCAGCCCGGGCACCCAGAGTTCGGCAGTCTTGAATGGCCCGGCGGAGGAGAAGGAGGCCGAGACTAAGCCGGCGATGTTTTCCGCTGGCGACGGCGGCCAGGACGGGCTGCTCTCGGCCTTCTTCAGCAACGGCGGCGACATGGACATGCTCAACTCGGCCTTCCTCAAGGGCATGGAGGAGGCCAACAAGTTCTTGCCGACCAACAACGCCCTCCTCGAGGCCATCCCCGACAAGGAGCGCGGcttcaccgtcaagaagaaggaggtggtggcgaACGGGACGCCTACGTCCGGCAATGGCCGGGGCCGCAAGTACAGGCACGACGAGGACGACGACCTGGAGGCGGAGACCGCCAGGAGCAGCAAGCTGATGACGCCGGACAACGAGGAGACCGGCGCGCGCGAGATGTTCGACGAAATAATGCTAGAGGAGTACGAGAAGTGCATACAGGGGATAGAGGAGCTGCGCCTCGTCATGGACAGCGAGGCCAAGAAGAAGAGCGGGAAGGCGGCGCGCGCGAAGAAGAGCGAGGCGGTCGACCTGCGCACCATGCTCGTCCACTGCGCGCAGGCCGTGGCCGCGGGCGACAGCCGGGGCGCGACGGAGCTGCTGAGGCAGATCAAGCAGCACTCCGGGCCGACGGGAGACGCCACGCAGAGGCTGGCGCACTGTTTCGCGGAGGGGCTGGAGGCGCGGCTGGCGGGCACGGGGAGCCAGGTCTACCAGTCGCTGGTGGCCAAGCGCACCTCGGTGGTGGAGTTCCTCAAGGCGTACAAGCTGTTCATGGCGGCCTGCTGCTTCAAGAAGGCCAACTTCGGGTTCGCCAACAAGACCATCCTGAACGCCGTGGCCGGGAAGCGCCGCCTGCACATCGTGGACTTCGGGGTGCAGTACGGGCTCCAGTGGCCGGGCCTGATGCGGTGGCTGGCGCAGAGGGATGGCGGGCCGCCGGAGGTGAGGATCACGGGCATCGACCTCCCGCAGCCCGGGTTCCGCCCGGCGCGCCAGGTCGAGGAGACGGGCCGCCGGCTCAGCAGCTGCGCCCGCGAGCTGGGCGTGCCGTTCAAGTTCCACGGCGTGGCGGCCAAGTTGGACACCGTGCGCGGCGAGGACCTGCGCATCGACCCGGACGAGGTGCTCATCGTGCACTGCCAGTGCGGCCTGAGCAACCTGATGGACGACAGCGTGGCGGTGACCACGGACGGCGGCCCGAGCCCGAGGGACGTGGTGCTGCGGAACATCCGGGACATGAGGCCCGACGTGTTCGTGGAGGGCGTGGCCAACGGCGGCTACGGCGCGCCCTTCTTCGTgacgcggttcagggaggccatgtTCTTCTACTCGGCGCACTTCGACATGCTGGACGCGACCCTCCCGCGGGACAACGACGAGCGGCTGCTGATCGAGCGGGACATCATCGGGCGGGGCGCGCTGAACGTGATCGCCTGCGAGGGCGCGGACCGGGTGGAGCGGCCGGAGACGTACCGGCAGTGGCAGGCGCGGAACCGGCGGGCGGGGCTCCGGCAGCTGCCGCTGGACCCGGAGGTGGTCGGGATGGTGAGGGAGAAGGTGAGGGAGCACTACCACAAGGACTTCCTCGTCGACGTAGATCACCAGTGGCTGCTGCAggggtggaaaggcagggtgctctacGCTCTCTCCACATGGGTCGCCCACGATGATAGCTAG